A window of Eubalaena glacialis isolate mEubGla1 chromosome 11, mEubGla1.1.hap2.+ XY, whole genome shotgun sequence genomic DNA:
ACACAGGTGGTTTAGGAGACATTCCCTCCCCTCCAGGCTTCAAGACAGTGGGGGAACAAATGTTACACAAATGCTTACCAGACCTAGAGAAGAAGTACTGTAAAAGGGGAACATGCAGATTTGGGGGAGAGTATAAGGGAAGCTGGGCATGGGAATGGGGGAGGCTTTGTGGAAGAGACAGTGTTTGGGTTGGTCCTTGGAAGGTACCTGGGGATGGAGGTATGGAAGGCCAGGGTGAGGAACTAGCAGGTACTTAACACGGAGATTTAGGAAGGTGCGTGAAGCATTCAGGGGTTTATTGGACTCATGGAATGCAGTGAAGGTTAAAAGCTTTAGAGCTTGGTACAAATCTTGGTTCTGTGTCTTATTAGCTGTAACCATGACTTATTTGATGGCTCCTCACTTCCAAATCTATAAAGCGAAGCTAATGGCACCTACTTCATGGAGCTGCGGGGATTAAAGGAGAGCGTGTATCACGCTGCATCCTTACTCTGGTCCTGGTGTGTAGATGTGCTCACAGTAGCATTGCGGATGAGTCTGCTGGTATAGGGTAAGACAGGACCCTGACCAAGAGCATTTTAAATTCTTCGCTAAGGATTTCACACTTTAGGGAACTTAAAAGATTTTTGAGAAGGAACAGGACATGGTctgttttaccttttaaaaagatagttttgtgctcgcttcggcagcagaACGAtaacagagaagattagcatggcccctgtgcaaggatgacacgcaaattcatgAAGCGTtccgtattttaaaaaaataaaaaataaaaagataattttattcaGCCCAAAGAAGTCAGAGTTGTTATATTGATTGTCTCATTTGAAGGTCCAGCATGGCTTCAAAGTAAGGTTGTTTCTCCATACtaataaatatcaaaatgttGATTGAATGCATTTTTCATGGgcattaaagtttttttctttaaatgtaatgCTGTTTATAATTTTGGTAGAACTAAAAGCAGCTTTTTATTTCCAATTGCTATTTGGTGATAATGCTGCTGGCttacattagaaaaaataaaattgctcaaGGGAAATAACTTCAGTAttgcaaaagggaaagaaattaatATAGATCAGTTTTCCTTTGCTCCCTCAAAACTTAACTATGTTATTTCTAAGCCCTGTGTGATGTCTAGTAGTGTTCTGATCCATTTAAAACAGAATTCTATGCTACAGATCATCCAGTACATATGCCCCTACCCCAGTATTTGTTATAgtaccaaaaacaaattaaacccCTGGCCTGCAGGGAATAGTTCAATTACGAGGCTTAGGTTTGCTTAGGGAATGTGCTTTAGGGCCTGAGTACCAAATGCTATTTTCTGGCTCAGTCTTAATATAGCATCTTTTCAAAGGACATGGACCAAGTTGTGACCCTACTTTCTCTGGGTGCCCTGGGAAAGGAGGATGGAAGGAGCTGTGCCAACTTATAAGCTCAGTGTGTTTGACCACATTCCCCCAATTACATTTGGGAGTGAGTCTAGTTTCATCTCCAGGCAGCATGACATACCTAGCATCTTTAGATTAAAGTTCACCTACCTCTTTCCAATGAGAATCAGGTTATGATAGGCACATGGAAAATATAGGTAGAGTAGCAATAAAACCCAAAAGttctaaaaaagaaaggaaaagcaaataaGCTCATCGCCAAGTCTGTTACTCTCAGTTTGGTTCTGAACTTCCTAGTATCCACAGCAAAAAGGGAAACATGATTATTGGTATCTGATAGACACCCCTGTCATATTTACTGTTATAACCACTTTATGTATTGATCCAAGAAGCTATACTTTAGTAGACAAATTGCCTTCCCTTTTATATAGGACACCTATAATGAACAGAGCATAGGTTGAAATGAAAAGTTACTCGGGTACGTATTCAGGCTGCTTCTTTTAAAAGCAGGCATTAGGCCAAGTGAGATCTCCAAGGATTCTTCCACCTCTGAAAGTAACTTCTGTTGCAGGTGACTGCCACTCATACGAAGTTATCCATCATTGTGTATCTAAGAGGGCGATACGTGTCCTTCAAACACCTTGTTCGGATTGGAGATGCCAAAAGACAGCAGGACAGGGCTGGATTTGTAGTTATTGCTCAGAAGCTTAGCTTAAGCACATGTCCCTGCCAAGAACACTCACCCTCCATGTTTCGGGGGTAGGGgagtaaataaatgagtgaataaatgctaTAGGAAAAGGAGTGAATAAATGCTATAGGAAAAGGAGAAGGTTAGGCCTCGGCCCTGGGGGGAGGCAGACCTTCTGCCCGCAGGCTGCCTTTCCGGCCATTCTGCTCCGCCCACTGGATCAGGGCCTTGGgaaccattttttcccccttagagcTGCCTCTGCTCCCTCAGTTCCTGGAGGTGCTTCTCCTGGAGCAGAACGTCCCACTTCTCCCTTAGCCCTCAAAGCAAGGGCTCAGGTCCCTTTCCCGGGAGGGTTTTGCTGACAGACGCTGCTAGGAACGGACGGGGAATAACCGTGGTGGGGACGGATCCCAGAACCCCTCCGAAGTTGGTAGGTTAGTGCCCAGGGGTTCTCACCCACCCCTTCCCTTGGTTTGTTCTGAGTATAGGAAGTAAAAGCCTCAATGACGCTTATTCTAGTTTAGTCCTAAGTTTGGGGCTTCCTGTTTCCCCTTTTTTAGAACTCACCATCCCGCGTCTCCCCGCAAGAAGGCACTGTGACCCCTTCCGTCAGGAAGGCGGAGTTCTTGGTAGAGGTGAGGGGCCGGCGTTAGGGGCTCACTTCCCGTCCCTCAACTTGCCTGTTTTCGAGGTACCTGGGGTTCCCAGAGAGTCCTTCCTCTTCTCAGCAGCACCCTTTGCTCATGTCTCCTCACAGCCCCCACCGCTCCCTCCCTCGGGGGTGTGGCTGTCCTTTAGCTGCCGGTGGTTCTCAGTGTAGACGGGTTTTCATTACCATACCCTTCCCCTTCTGCTCTTCAAGGCACAGTCTTTTTTAATCTGGCCTCCCCCCTCCTTTAATTTAATTCTTGTATAGATTATAAAGTACACAGTAAATCTTTGCCAGGTAAGGGATTAGTTTGCATTAATTGAAAGCTCTTTTGAAGAAATAGGTATTTTTCCTAGTGTATGTAACTCAGAGTAGGTTACCTACCACTGTTGCCTGGTAGAGGCTAAATGAGAAGATAATTATTTCTAATTACAGTATCAAGTGTTTGTAAGTGCTTGAAGATATTTGAAGAATTTGTTTTTGAGAACCCTGAACACTTTGCCTAATCTCCCTTACACTGTTAATTAGCAGTATCTGTGGATAAAGGATTGGGCTTTCAAAAGTACGTGTATTCCAGCCCCGGTTCCAAATGATCCTTGATTCCAGGTTTACTTTACCTGCAGTCAAGAAAGAGAACTTTTGATgctacagattttcttttttcagtgatACCGAGAGGAAGAGGTGGGGAGAAATAAAACCTTTAGGGTAAAACTAGTGACTCAATTCCTGTTCCGTACACCGTGAACAGAATGTGCCATTGTCAGAATTGAACTACGAAAGGAAGTGTTCTTTGTCTAAACAAATTAGAACAAACATTGTACTAAGACACTTTACTAATAACATATCCTTTTGGATACCACATGAAggtctttcggatttttcatttTGAGCATGTAGTGTGGAGAAGTAGCTTTCTTCTCAAATATAGGTCTTGAATATTCTGTATAGGTATCCACATGAATGGAGTAATTACGTCTTGATATGGATGCTTATTGAGCCTTCAGAGTTATTTTTCCAGTACAGATTGGCTCAATTAGCAAGAAAACCAAATGTTTGATGCTAGGGTCCCGTGAATGGGTTGGCTTCCCTGGGTTCCGTATTCACTGAGTGGCTAGACACTTTGCAAGTGCGGATCAGGTGACCACAGTGTAGCAAGAGGGAAGATGGCTTGGTAGCATCATGTATATTATCAGTAAGAAAgtgatatagggacttccctggtggcacaacggttaagaatccacctgccagtgcaggggacacgagttcgagccctggtccgggaagatcccacatgccgcgaagcaactaagcccgtgtgccacaactactgagcctgcgctctggagcccgcgagccacaactactgagcccgcgcgcctagagcccgtgctccgcaacaagagaagccaccgcaataagaagcccgtgctccgcaacaggagaagccaccgcaataagaagcccgcgcacggcaacgaagcgTAAACCCCGCTCGCCGCCATTAGAGagagcccgcgctcagcaatgaagacccaacgcggccaaaaataataaatacattaaaaaaaaataaaaaagaaagtgatatAAAGCTCACATTCTTCTGATAGAACATACAAAGGTCCCCCCTTCAGGGCCATGCTGAGCAGTGCCTTGTTTTCTCAGCTCTGTCACCCAGCCTAGGGAAGGGtgtcttcccttctctccagGCAAATCCATGGCTTATCTGCTGAGCGCCTGTTCCTGTATATGTCTAGATATCAACTCTTCACTTGTGAGGCCCCAGCATCTTCTTTATAGGCCCCTTATCTTacttgcttttctgatttttaccatttttctccttctccttcttctctttgtGATTGTAAATGCATGGGCATGATTCTGATAAAAGCAATAGCTTTTTTATCctcatataaaattattttgcctCAGTCAGTGTTTGCCTTTTAGAGCATGGATGAAGAGGAATGGACTTTACAGGCCGTGCCAAACCCAAGACGAGTGTGGCTCCAGGTGGCAACACCAGGACCGTGGTAGGAAGTCGTCGCGTGGATGAAGATTTCAAGCTCAGCCTGAGGGTTGAGTCTGGACCGAACCCGGAGTGCCCACAGAAGTCTGGATGACCATGTGAGGGACACTGCAGAATGGGTTCTCACGCGGTTGGTGGCTTGTACAGATCTCGCAGAGTCTTGCATATTTCATATAAACTGAGTGGAGCCCCAGCTAAGCTGTTTATTTTCTGTGGATTTCAAGAAACATACATATTCTTTATGAGCCTTGCTTTTCTCATAAAATAGGGCTGGTGTGAAGAATATgtgaatacataaaaaatatttagcataatgcctgacTCATAATAAAAGCACTCGGTCATTATTGTCAGGGAAGCATGCTCTGGAGACAGATGGCCTGGATTTCAGTCCTATCTCTGTTGTTTACTAGGCAGTTAACTTAGCTTCTCTGCAtctagttttctcatttgtaaaatggtaataatagtaGAACCTGTCTCAGATTTTTTAGCCGATAGGATATAGCACGTGTCACTAACAGGATATTTTTCCTCCCGGGCATGTGGTAGGATTGAAGTTAGGTAGGGCCAGTGCAGTGAGTTCAGGAAGCCCAGGAGTCCCTTCTGGGGAAATCTTTAGGAACCAGTGGACGATTCACCAAGTTCCCTGCCCCTGCCATGGCCACCAACAGCATTCCTGATGGTAGGGGCTCCATCGCAGCCTGGGTCCCTCAGCCTACTAGCAGCAGGCTTGTTAGCATGAGCGAGAGATAagcctttccctttttttaagcccctgggatatttttttttttttttaatgtctgggaAGACAATTTCTCTTGGccattgcccttttttttttttttttttaaatctttattttatttatttatttttggctgtgttgggtcttcgtttctgtgcgagggctttctccagttgccgcaagcgggggccgctcttcatcgcggtgcgcgggcctctcactatcacggcctttcttgttgcggagcacaggctccagatgcgcaggctcagtagttgtggctcacgggcccagttgctccgcggcatgtaggatcttcccagaccagggctcgaacccgtgtcccctgcattggcaggcagattctcaaccaccgcgccaccagggaagccccaagccccTGGGATTTTGACGTCGATTGTTACCCCAGCAAAGCCTAGTACATCTGACTGGCACACCAGAGGAACAGCCTTGATGCTACACCTAAAGTTAGATTTCAGCTGAAATGAGTAAGAGTACAGAATGTCAGCTGTGTTGGCTCGGACACTTAGGCCACAAAAACCTGCAAAAGCCTTTGGATCCTGAACCTGTAGCTCCTTTGTGGGCCTGTCTGTAACACTGCTCTCGTGTGTGCTCTGAAATACCTGTTGCCTGGGCAGTGACCGCCGGTTTGAAGGACCTGACCCTTTCCTTATATGACCGAGCTCAAGCAGCTTTTCTTTAGGCAAAAGTTTACCATATCTGGCCTTGGGACTAAGCAGGTGGTTGTTATCTGGCCTCGGGACTAAGCAGCTGGTTATTATCTGTCCCCTGGTTCTGATCTCTCGGCCCCTGCACCTTCTGGCCACTCTGTGACCCCAGAGCCCCAGGCTCTCCTGCCTCAGTCCACGCCCTCCCGGTGTCCACAGGAACCTGCATTCCCCTTTCCAGTTCTCTTGTTTTGGGTGGTATGCCTCTGCTTGGCTATGCTGCCCTTTTTGTTCATGTCTCTCTGGAGCTTTAGGGGGCACACATGAAATGTCATGGGGGACAGCCCTCTCTTGAAGCTTGAGCCATGTGTTTGAGCAGCACTGGTAATGACCGAGATGTGCCTGGCATCCCAGTGAGGAAGGTGAGCTCCCGGGGGTAATGGTGCTGGAGGCTTGGGTTGGAGCAGAGATGATTCAGTGTCAGATTTTGACATCAGTCCAGGGCTTAAAGCTTTTCCTTGCCTTTGTTCCAGAACATTGAGATGACAGTGGAAATGTTTCTGCTGCCAGAAGGGAAACATCATTAGGAATGGCTTTTCACTAGAATGCTGGTGGTCAGCTTTTCATGTAAGGTAATAATAGACAAGTAATTCAGAGAGAACTGAAGGAGGTTAGCAGTCATTTTTAAAGACAGCATCTTTTCTGCCAAAACGGTAATtcaacttcctttttttattttattttattatttttaaaattttttggccatgctgtaaagcatcttacttccccgaccaggggtggaacccgcttcccctgcagtggaagtgcggagtcttaaccactggaccgccagggaagtccagcttccttatttttaaaaaattgggggcttccctggtggcgcagtggttgagaatctgcctgccaatgcaggggacacgggttcgagccctggtctgggaagatcccacatgccgcggagcagctgggcctgtgagccacaattactgagcctgcgcgtctggagcctgtgctccgcaataagagaggccgcgacagggagaggcccgcgcaccgcaatgaagagtggcccccgcctgccacaactagagaaagccctcgcacagaaacgaagacccaacacagccataaataaaaataaataaataaaaaataaataaatttttttaaaaaattggaaaatacaacAGCATAATAAAAAGAATGACTCCTTATAATCCCACAGTGCAAAGTTAGCCATTGTTAACAATTTggagcttgtttttcttttagttttttcatacaggtacattttttaaatgaaatcggGATGATAATAGCAAACCTTTACTGAAACCATTTTCTGTGCCAGGAAGTCTTTAAGTACTTCATgcgcattatctcatttacttctcacaactCTTCAAAgaatcattatctccattttacagaagaagaaactgaagcacagagaggctaagtcatttttccaaggtcacacagctcataagagTGGTGCCAAGATGGAAACCAAAGCAGTCTATCTCCTGAGCCCAGGGTTTTGACTATCCTGTGGCACTGTCTCACAGTCAAGATAGCTTGGAGTACACTTCATGGCATTTTGCAGTGTTAGCTCTGAGTTGTCTGGTTCTATCTCCTCATTCTATAGATTAGGAAATCAAAGACCACACAGGTGATTAGATATACCCGAGGACATATAGCTGGTCAATGTCAGTGCCAAAACTGGAGCACGTGTCCCACGATCCACATGCTGATTGACTCTGGGCGATCTGTGGACCTTTGTCCTCCTCCCTGGGCCCCAGCTCTGAAGCAGCTGCGTTGTACTGGTGACCTCCGTGCCGAGTCCAGATGAAATGGAGGACGGAGGACTCCCACAGCTTTCTTCCAGCACGTACCTGAAATCCCAGTTTGAATTCAGGGAAATGTGTGGGCATCTAGTGATACATGTTAGCTGGCTCTTAATTATCCTGCAGAACTAGGGCTGCAAAAGGCTGAAGCGTGCAGCCCAGCAATAGTTCCAGCTTTCCACCCTCATCAGACATTTCTGAGATTTGCCAACCAGCagtaagattgattgattgagctTTAAATGCTGTTGCTTTCCTCCACCTGGACTCTCGGGGACATGCCAGGCATTGTTATAACATGAAAGTAAGCCAGAAGTCAGCCAGCCATCCGTGCGTAAACATTCCTGCGTACACGGCTGGCCCGGACCAGCGTCTGTGAGAGAACTGGGCCCTTGCCCTGAGATGCTGGGGCTGGGTGGCCAGCTGCCATGGGCTTGAGAATTAAAGGAAGAGGAACAGGTGATGCGGtgatgccttcttgctgtgtttgGTAAGGTAAGATTTAAGAGCCTCTGTATCTTTAGAGGTGTGGTGGACTTCTTAATAGGGGCTGTCAagcaggtgggtttttttttttttttttttaaacaacctaaTCTGATCTTATcagagctccaggagggcaggagccCTCCTTCTTATGACTCTCACAATGTGGAGCAAAAAAAGACTAGAGGAGTACGTGATACATTAATCAAAACTAATGTATTCTGTTAGAAGTCAGGTTCGTGGTTACCTCTGGAGATGGGGGTGATGTTGTTATGACTGAAGGGGGCACAAGGGGagcttctgttctttttttttttttaaactgggtccTGGTTACACTAGTTTCACAGTTTGTGAAGAtttgagttttattctttttagatGTGCTTTTTTCTGCATGTAAATGAAACTTCAATTAAAgtttaagtctttatttttatttgtgtatcATGTTGCTCATTGATACTCAAAAAAATCTGTTTAGTTGAATTGGGTTGAAATGATGTAGAACTTACTACCTAGGTATGAAGAAAACATCTTTACCTGGAATTGTCAGGTCTATCTGGACTGAACTGCTATGGtcatttttttattctcttcaaaTGTATCTTAAATGATTTCAGTGTAGATTCTCCTGGAATAAAGAATGATGTCGCTTtagttcagcaaacatttaattGACAGCCTACTGTGAATAAGGGACAATGCTAGCTCTACTAGCTGGGTGCAGTTGTGACACCACCTCTCCCCTGAAGGAGCAGATGAGCGATAAAAAGAGGGATAAAGTGCCACAAGAGCACCATGGGGGAATCACAGAAAGGACAGGCAGCTTTCTGGCGGGACTAGGAAAAGATTCATGGAAAAAGTAGCATTTGAAATGGATTGTAAAGAGTATGTTGGATTTTGggaccttccaatgcaggggacgtgggttcgatccctggtcggggaactaagatcccacatgccttggggcagctaagcccgcgtgccacaactagagagaagcccacgtgccgcaactaagacccgatgcagccataaataaataaatagataaatagatagtaTGTTGGAGTTTGATAAACAGAAGTGGATGGATGGCTGGCATTGTGAATATCATGCATATGAACTTTAGGTTGCGTGGCTCACTTAAGATGACTGGCATCCCATCAGGTGCAAGGTGAGGCCTGAAAGGTAAGCTGCGGACTTAACAGTGACCAGGTTGTATCACATAATTTGGGAGGCACTAGGGAGCCAAAGAGATTTTCTGAGAAGAAGAGTAGCACAATCAGATTGGATATCTTCAGTGAAATCGAATTTCCAGCCTCGTGATTGTACCGTTACCGTTAATTACCCTGTCTGCCCCAGACAAACATTTCCTGGGCTTAGTGCATCCTTTGTTACTGTAATTTGAGCCAATTCCTGTTTGGGTCCACTGGTGAGCCATAGCTGCTTGGCTTCCATGAACTTCCTGTGGTCATCTCTCCAGGACTTGAAGATGATTATTATGTACCTTCTTTAGTCTCTACACCCGTCCTTCCCCCTTGACCAGGTGAAGTCAcaattcctttattcctttttctagtCTTACAGTGATTTGGCATTTATTTCCTTCCAGCCTTTCCTATGTGATGCTCTTCTGCCAGATAAAGCAACCAGGGTCTCTTATGGCAAAGCTGTGTGTGGGAAGAGAGGGGTCGAGAAATAACCCTAACAAACTTTTGTAAGTTGTGAAACAGGCCTGATCCACTGACCTGGGATTGTGTCCCACTGTACCATTGGGCTCCCCCCTTTCGGAAAAAGCCCTGGGTAACCTTTTTCATATGGCAGAATGTTAATGCTCATTGTTGGAAATGGTCCACATTTGATCCTGAGTCACTTTGGCAGTATGAGGTCTGTTATTATCTTAGCGATTTTTTTACTATGTCAGCCTCTTCTCTCCTTAAAAAAAGCTAACTTGAGCTGAATATTGTCCTGTCTCCCATTGTTTCTGTCAAGACTCTATATCAAGGCATTTTGCTAATCAAAGGGTTGTTAACTGGACAAATAAGATGCTTCAGTTTAGATCTTAAGTATTTTTGTTTAGAGATTGTGTTCAGACTCTATAAAGACCTGTTTTTAGTCCTCTGGGGACAAGAGTAGTAGAGTTTCCTGAGGTGGAAAAAGGACCAGCGTTAGGGTgacttggattcaaatcctagctctttAAGTCTCTGTTTCTACATGTTATATGGATGTAACACATTCTTTGCCTGCCATGGTGGTGAGGCTCAGACAGGGCAAACCCTGTGGACATTCAGTGCCTGGCACGCAGACCACATTTGCctttcccattcattcattcattcattcattcatttattaattaattattgtcaGCAACAATACCTCACTCAACAATGCCTCATGGAAATCTGTCCAAGTTTCCCAGtatggttctcttttttttttgaatttttgaattttattttatttatttttttatacagcaggttcttattagtcatcaattttatacacatcagtgtatacatgtcaatcccaatcgcccaattcatcacaccaccatccccaccccccaccgctttccccgcttggtgtccatacgtttgtcctctgcatctgtgtctcaatttctgccctgcaaaccagttcttctgtaccatttttctaggttccacatatatgcgttaatatacgatatttgtttttctctttctgacttaacttcactctgtatgacagtctctagatccatccacgtctcaacaaatgacccaatttcgttcctttttatgactgagtaatattcccttgtgtatatgtaccatatcttctttatccattcatctgtcgatgggcatttaggtcgcttccatgacctggctattgtaaatagtgctgcagtgaacatcggggtgcatgccTTTCCCTTTTGGAGCACAATGTAGCCACCCCCTTTGCCAGGGTGCTCAATGATGCTATGCAATTCCTTTTTTACAGGTGGCCCTTGAGTGAGAAAGCTATTTCACGTGGTCTTAATATTGtcgctgttgttgttgttgtttttaacatctttattggagtataattactttacatggtgtgttagtttctgctgtacaacaaagtgaatcagctatatgtgtacatatatccccatatctcctccctcttgcatctccctcccaccttccctatctcacccctctaggtggacacaaagcgtcgagctgatctccctgtgctatgcggctgcttcccactagctatcggttttacatttggtagtgtatatatgtcactgctacTACAAAGTACCTACTGGGactttgcttgcttgcttgcgtccttccttccttccttccttccctccctctctccctcccttccttccttttttttttttccattttcctgttaAGTGATTGAGTACTGAATTGGGTGCATTTCCCACAATGGTGAAGTTCGCTGTGAATGGGGCATGGCAGGCATCCCAGTTACCTGGGCACTTTGGGAAACCAGAACAGACTTGATAACCTCATCTCATTATGTATTTTCTACCCTGGCAACCAAGAGTTACTATCTAATCAGGCAGAAAGTCAGATACCCTGGCAGAGGTGAATCTCATCGTTCGTATACATGGGTGCAGGAGGAGTTGGGTTGTTCTGCATTCAACTTGAGAGGATAGTAGGAGTTTTTATCTTTCGAATACTTGCAGTTTGAAAATCTGGGGTGTAAAGTATGTCTGTGGTGTGTGCACAGACTCCATCACAGCGACTGTCTCTTCGACTTCCAGTCTTAAAGTGCTTCTTCCCTGTCTCCTCCAGGTAGAACGTCATGACATGAATACACTAAGCCTTCCCCTGAACATCCGCCGAGGCGGGTCGGACACCAACCTCAACTTTGATGTACCAGATGGCATCCTGGACTTCCACAAGGTCAAACTCAGTGCGGACAGCCTGAAGCAGAAAATTCTAAAGGTCACAGAGCAGATAAGAATCGAGCAAACGTCCCGCGATGGGAATGTCGCAGAGTATCTGAAACTAGTCAGCAGCGCGGACAAGCAGCAGGCTGGCCGCATCAAGCAGGTCTTTGAGAAGAAGAATCAAAAGTCGGCTCAATCCATTGCCCAGCTGCAGAAGAAGTTAGAGCAGTATCACAGAAAGCTCCGGGAGCTCGAGCAGAATGGGGCCCCCAGGAGCTCAAAGGACATTGCCAAGGACAACCTGAAGGACATCCAGCCCTCTCTGAAGGATGCCCAGGCCAAGGCTCGCACCGCTCCCCACAGCCTGGAGAGCAGTAAGTCGGGCCTGCCGGGGGTGTCCCTCACCCCACCCGTGTTCGTCTTCAGCAAGTCCAGAGAGTTCGCCAACTTGATCCGGAATAAGTTTGGCAGTGCCGACAACATCGCTCACCTAAGAAACTCCTTGGAGGAGTTCCGGCCCGAGGCCAGCGCCAGGGCCTACGGGGGCAGCGCCACCATCGTGAACAAGCCCAAGTACGGCAGCGACGACGAGTGCTCGAGCGGCACATCAGGCTCCGCCGACAGCAACGGGAACCAGTCGTTCGGGGCCGGGGGCACTGGCACGCTGGACAGCCAGGGCAAGCTCACGGCCATCCTGGAGGAGCTCAGGGAGATCAAGGACACCCAGGCGCAGC
This region includes:
- the TMCC3 gene encoding transmembrane and coiled-coil domain protein 3 isoform X3; the protein is MRRVERHDMNTLSLPLNIRRGGSDTNLNFDVPDGILDFHKVKLSADSLKQKILKVTEQIRIEQTSRDGNVAEYLKLVSSADKQQAGRIKQVFEKKNQKSAQSIAQLQKKLEQYHRKLRELEQNGAPRSSKDIAKDNLKDIQPSLKDAQAKARTAPHSLESSKSGLPGVSLTPPVFVFSKSREFANLIRNKFGSADNIAHLRNSLEEFRPEASARAYGGSATIVNKPKYGSDDECSSGTSGSADSNGNQSFGAGGTGTLDSQGKLTAILEELREIKDTQAQLAEDIEALKVQFKREYGFISQTLQEETYRYERLEDQLHDLTDLHQHETANLKQELASIEEKVAYQAYERSRDIQEALESCQTRISKLELHQQEQQALQSDTVNAKVLLGKCINVVLAFMTVILVCVSTIAKFISPMMKSRFHILGTFFAVTLLAIFCKNWDHILCAIERIIIPR
- the TMCC3 gene encoding transmembrane and coiled-coil domain protein 3 isoform X2, giving the protein MPGSDTALTVDRTYSDPGRHRCKSRVERHDMNTLSLPLNIRRGGSDTNLNFDVPDGILDFHKVKLSADSLKQKILKVTEQIRIEQTSRDGNVAEYLKLVSSADKQQAGRIKQVFEKKNQKSAQSIAQLQKKLEQYHRKLRELEQNGAPRSSKDIAKDNLKDIQPSLKDAQAKARTAPHSLESSKSGLPGVSLTPPVFVFSKSREFANLIRNKFGSADNIAHLRNSLEEFRPEASARAYGGSATIVNKPKYGSDDECSSGTSGSADSNGNQSFGAGGTGTLDSQGKLTAILEELREIKDTQAQLAEDIEALKVQFKREYGFISQTLQEETYRYERLEDQLHDLTDLHQHETANLKQELASIEEKVAYQAYERSRDIQEALESCQTRISKLELHQQEQQALQSDTVNAKVLLGKCINVVLAFMTVILVCVSTIAKFISPMMKSRFHILGTFFAVTLLAIFCKNWDHILCAIERIIIPR
- the TMCC3 gene encoding transmembrane and coiled-coil domain protein 3 isoform X5; its protein translation is MLACHIHCRPPKQLLPSWIAGLLCFRSTAWISRAALKVERHDMNTLSLPLNIRRGGSDTNLNFDVPDGILDFHKVKLSADSLKQKILKVTEQIRIEQTSRDGNVAEYLKLVSSADKQQAGRIKQVFEKKNQKSAQSIAQLQKKLEQYHRKLRELEQNGAPRSSKDIAKDNLKDIQPSLKDAQAKARTAPHSLESSKSGLPGVSLTPPVFVFSKSREFANLIRNKFGSADNIAHLRNSLEEFRPEASARAYGGSATIVNKPKYGSDDECSSGTSGSADSNGNQSFGAGGTGTLDSQGKLTAILEELREIKDTQAQLAEDIEALKVQFKREYGFISQTLQEETYRYERLEDQLHDLTDLHQHETANLKQELASIEEKVAYQAYERSRDIQVLFSEKRNWKGNS
- the TMCC3 gene encoding transmembrane and coiled-coil domain protein 3 isoform X1 → MLACHIHCRPPKQLLPSWIAGLLCFRSTAWISRAALKVERHDMNTLSLPLNIRRGGSDTNLNFDVPDGILDFHKVKLSADSLKQKILKVTEQIRIEQTSRDGNVAEYLKLVSSADKQQAGRIKQVFEKKNQKSAQSIAQLQKKLEQYHRKLRELEQNGAPRSSKDIAKDNLKDIQPSLKDAQAKARTAPHSLESSKSGLPGVSLTPPVFVFSKSREFANLIRNKFGSADNIAHLRNSLEEFRPEASARAYGGSATIVNKPKYGSDDECSSGTSGSADSNGNQSFGAGGTGTLDSQGKLTAILEELREIKDTQAQLAEDIEALKVQFKREYGFISQTLQEETYRYERLEDQLHDLTDLHQHETANLKQELASIEEKVAYQAYERSRDIQEALESCQTRISKLELHQQEQQALQSDTVNAKVLLGKCINVVLAFMTVILVCVSTIAKFISPMMKSRFHILGTFFAVTLLAIFCKNWDHILCAIERIIIPR
- the TMCC3 gene encoding transmembrane and coiled-coil domain protein 3 isoform X4, translated to MNTLSLPLNIRRGGSDTNLNFDVPDGILDFHKVKLSADSLKQKILKVTEQIRIEQTSRDGNVAEYLKLVSSADKQQAGRIKQVFEKKNQKSAQSIAQLQKKLEQYHRKLRELEQNGAPRSSKDIAKDNLKDIQPSLKDAQAKARTAPHSLESSKSGLPGVSLTPPVFVFSKSREFANLIRNKFGSADNIAHLRNSLEEFRPEASARAYGGSATIVNKPKYGSDDECSSGTSGSADSNGNQSFGAGGTGTLDSQGKLTAILEELREIKDTQAQLAEDIEALKVQFKREYGFISQTLQEETYRYERLEDQLHDLTDLHQHETANLKQELASIEEKVAYQAYERSRDIQEALESCQTRISKLELHQQEQQALQSDTVNAKVLLGKCINVVLAFMTVILVCVSTIAKFISPMMKSRFHILGTFFAVTLLAIFCKNWDHILCAIERIIIPR